A section of the Drosophila subobscura isolate 14011-0131.10 chromosome A, UCBerk_Dsub_1.0, whole genome shotgun sequence genome encodes:
- the LOC117903631 gene encoding tyramine beta-hydroxylase: MSPQLDSRRHRHRHRHPAHEPRQEQQKYKLQQVQSPPMVPVMLLLLMLTLLTRPLSAFSNRLSDTKLHEIYLDDKEIKLSWMVDWYKQEVLFHLQNAFNEQHRWFYLGFSKRGGLADADICFFENQNGFFNAVTDTYTSPDGRWVRRDYQQDCEVFKMDEFTLAFKRKFDTCDPLDLRLHEGTMYVVWARGESELALEDHQFALPNVTSPHEAGIKMLQILRADKILIPETDLDMVEITLSKAPIPSEETTYWCHVQRLDEFVQQRHHIVQFEPVVKTPSIVHHMEVFHCEAGEHEEMPLYNGDCTNLPAKAKVCSKVMALWAMGASTFTYPPEAGLPIGGPGYNPYVRLEVHFNNPEKQAGLIDSSGFRIKMSKSLRQFDAGVMELGLEYTDKMAIPPGQTAFPLSGYCVADCTKAALPATGIIIFGSQLHTHLRGVRVLTRHFRGEQELREVNRDDYYSNHFQEMRTLHYKPRVLPGDALVTTCYYNTLNDTRTALGGFSISDEMCVNYIHYYPATKLEVCKSSVSEETLENYFIYMKRTEHQRGIHLNGARSANYRSIEWSQPRVDQLYTMYIQEPLSMQCNKSDGGRFADRSWEGVAPTAVQIKIPIHRKLCPNYNPLWLRPLEKGECDLLGECIY, translated from the exons GCCTGTCGGACACGAAGCTGCACGAGATCTATCTCGATGACAAGGAGATCAAGCTCAGCTGGATGGTGGACTGGTACAAGCAGGAAGTTCTCTTTCACCTGCAAAACGCGTTCAACGAGCAGCATCGCTGGTTCTATTTGGGCTTCTCGAAACGGGGCGGCCTCGCCGATGCGGATATTTGCTTCTTTGAGAATCAGAACGGCTTCTTCAATGCGGTCACCGACACGTACACCAGTCCGGATGGGCGCTGGGTGCGCAGGGACTACCAGCAGGACTGCGAGGTCTTCAAAATGGACGAGTTTACGCTGGCGTTCAAGCGAAAGTTCGACACTTGCGATCCCCTCGACTTGCGGCTACAC GAGGGCACCATGTATGTGGTGTGGGCGCGTGGCGAGTCTGAGCTTGCCCTGGAGGACCATCAGTTCGCGCTGCCCAATGTGACGTCACCCCACGAGGCGGGCATAAAGATGCTGCAAATTCTGCGTGCCGACAAGATACTCATTCCAGAAAC CGATTTGGATATGGTGGAGATCACGCTCTCGAAGGCGCCCATACCCAGCGAGGAGACCACCTACTGGTGCCACGTGCAGCGTCTGGATGAGTTCGTTCAACAGCGCCATCACATTGTGCAGTTCGAGCCCGTGGTGAAGACTCCCAGCATTGTGCACCACATGGAGGTATTTCATTGCGAGGCCGGGGAGCATGAGGAGATGCCGCTGTATAACGGTGACTGCACAAATCTGCCGGCCAAGGCCAAGGTCTGCTCAAAGGTGATGGCCCTCTGGGCCATGGGCGCCAGCACATTCACGTATCCGCCAGAGGCTGGCCTGCCCATCGGTGGCCCCGGCTACAATCCCTATGTCCGGCTTGAGGTGCACTTCAATAATCCCGAGAAACAGGCCG GGCTCATTGATAGCTCCGGCTTTCGCATCAAGATGTCAAAGAGTCTGCGACAATTCGATGCAGGCGTCATGGAACTGGGGCTGGAGTACACGGACAAGATGGCCATACCGCCGGGCCAGACGGCCTTTCCACTGAGCGGCTACTGCGTGGCAGATTGCACGAAGGCCGCCCTACCGGCGACGGGCATCATCATATTTGGCTCCCAGCTGCACACGCACCTGCGCGGCGTGCGGGTCCTCACGCGTCACTTCCGCGGCGAGCAGGAGTTGCGAGAGGTCAACCGTGACGACTACTACTCGAATCACTTCCAGGAGATGCGCACGCTGCACTACAAGCCACGTGTGCTGCCC GGGGACGCTCTGGTGACCACTTGCTACTACAACACCCTGAACGATACGAGAACCGCCCTGGGGGGCTTCTCCATCAGCGACGAAATGTGCGTCAACTACATCCACTACTATCCGGCCACCAAGCTGGAGGTCTGCAAGAGTTCCGTGTCCGAGGAGACGCTCGAGAACTACTTTATCTACATGAAGCG CACGGAGCACCAGCGCGGCATACACCTGAATGGGGCACGTTCGGCGAATTATCGAAGCATCGAGTGGAGCCAGCCGCGCGTCGACCAACTCTATACGATGTACATCCAGGAGCCGCTTAGCATGCAGTGCAACAAATCGGATGGTGGGCGCTTCGCGGACCGCAGCTGGGAGGGCGTGGCACCTACGGCTGTGCAAATCAAAATACCCATACACCGGAAGCTCTGTCCCAACTATAATCCGTTGTGGTTGAGGCCGCTGGAGAAGGGTGAATGCGATTTGCTTGGCGAGTGCATCTACTAA